TCCTAGAATGCCGAAGCGAAAGGCGTTAACCATATAGAGTATGGGGTTGGCGAGCGAGACGTTCTGCCAAAACTCCGGCAGGAGTGAAATGGAGTAGAAGACCCCGCCTAAGTAGGTCAGTGGGGTCAGGACGAAGGTCGGGATTATCGCAATATCATCGAATTTCTTAGCGAATATCGCATTAATAAGACCGCCTATGGAAAAGAGGATCGAGGTCAGCACGACCACTGACAGGGTTATGGCCCAGTTGTGGACGGGTAGCGATGTAAACATCAGCGCTATTAGGGTGACTATCGCCCCGGTGCACAGACCTCTGCCCACCCCACCGGAGACGTAGCCGAGTAAGATCACCAGGTTGGGTGTCGGTGAGACGATCAACTCCTCGATATGGCGCTGAAATTTAGCGCCGAAGAAAGATGAGACAACGTTATTATAGGAGTTGGTTATTATCGACAGCATGATTATTCCCGGGGCTATGTACTCCATGTAGCTATAGCCTTCCATGGGGCCGATGCGCTCGCCGATAAGCGCCCCGAATATGACGAAATAGAGCGTCATGATGATCGCCGGCGGCACCAAGGTCTGGACCCAGATGCGCATATAGCGGTGGGTCTCTTTGTAAGCGATCGTCTGTAAAGAGATCAGCGCGGCCTGTAAGCGATGCGGCTGGCCCTGTTGGCCGTAGCGGCTGGAACTAGTTGTGTTTTTCTCCATTAATGCCTCTATTCCTTGTCTTCAACGTCGAGCATGCGCATGAACAGCTCTTCGAGGCGGTTTGATTTGTTACGCATGCTCAGTACCGCAACACCGTGCTCGGATAGCCTATTAATCAGTTCACTTAACGTGCTGCCGCGCGGGACCTCTGCCTCAATGATCTGCTCCTCTACCTTCTTGAGGGTGAAATCTCCTAGCTGCGGCAGTGGCTCAGGGACGGTGTCGACATCGAGCAGGAAGGAGTGGGTGGATAGGCGCTGGAGGAGGGTTTTGACATCGGTGTTCTCAATAATCCTGCCCTCATCGATGAAGGCGATATCGCGGCAGAGGCTTTCCGCCTCCTCAAGGTAGTGGGTGGTGAGGATGATGGTTGTGCCCTGGTCATTGATATGGCGCAGGAAGTCCCACATGCTGCGGCGCAGTTCGATATCTACCCCGGCGGTTGGCTCATCCAGGATTAGCAGGCGCGGTTCGTGAACCAGGGCGCGGGCGATCATCAGGCGGCGCTTCATGCCCCCAGATAGGTTACGCGAGACGGTGCTGCGTTTCTCCCACAGGCCGAGGCTTTTTAGGTAGTGTTCGGTACGCGCGCGGGCCAGACGGCGCGGGATACCGTAGTAGCCGGCCTGGTTGGTGATGATCTGTTCGGCGGTTTCGAAGGTGTTGAAGTTGAACTCTTGGGGTACTAGACCTATAGAAGATTTTACTGCCCAGGGGTCTTTGTCGAGATCGTTACCGAAGACTTCTACCTTGCCGCCGCTCTTCGTCACCATGGTCGAGATGATGCCGATCAGGGTCGATTTGCCGGCACCATTGGGCCCGAGCAGGCCGAAAAAGGCGCCGGCGTCTACGTCGAGGTTGATTCCATCTAGGGCTACTTTGCCATCTTTATAAGTCTTAGTAAGCTCTCTGACGGATAGGGCAGTCAATTGTTCTCCCGATTCTTATACCTGCATCAAACCGGCTATTATATCCTCTATCTGTGCTGTGTTGTTGGCAGTGGCTGCATTTTTTTGATTTTTAGGGCCAGGGTCGGTTAGAACCGAGTCTCGAGGCCGGCACTGAGCATAAAGCCACGGGGCACCGAGTCGACGGTGTCGGTTGATACAGCTGCATCAAGGCTGAAGAAGTTGGCCAGGGTAAAACCACCGCTCAAGTAGCTGAGTTCTGAGCCGGCCAGGTTTTGCCGGTAGCCAAAGCGCGCCCCGGGGAGTAAGGCCGTGCTGGGCTGATAGGCAGCACCCAGGGTGAACCACTGGTAGGCATCATTGTAGTCTTCACCAAACGGCCCATCCACAGCGTTGGCGTCGAGCGCGGCGCTTAACAGCCAATTCCTGCCCGGGGTTTGGGCAGCGGCCTCGAGGCTTAGCTGCGGCTGCATCTCATAGTCTTGGCTGCGCTCGATGTCGCCTCTATCGATGGCGTCGTTGAGCAATTCGCAGCTGCTGTCGCCGTTGCAATCCTGCGGGACTGAATGGTACGCGAATGATGGGGTGTTGATGTTGAGCAGGGTAGCGCCGAGTTGATACCAGTCGCTGATCCAGACCAAGCCGGCATCTAGGCCGAAGTCGGTGCTCTGGCGTTGGTTTGAGGTGTAGCCGTCGGTCAGGGTATCGCCCATGTCGTCATCGAAGTCGGAGGCGGTGCGCGAGAGCTCAACCTCGAAGTGGTTAAGCCGGCCGCCGGCGAACAGGGTGCCGGTGGGATACTGTGCCACTGCTGTGCCGTAGCCGATGGATATGGTGCGGGTATAGGCACCTTGGGCAAGGGCGGCGGGGTCGCCGAGGGCTTCGTCGTCAAGTTCGATTTTATTGTTTGGGTCTGAATCTGCGTAGACGTTGCCGTCGCCATCAATGCAGAAAGGTTTGCCGTTGAAACTGTTGTCGCAATCTCCGGTATGATAATCCTCGGGATCAGTAGAGAGAACCGAGAACGGTGAGTCCCCAGGGATGCCGTAATGCACCGAAAGATTGCCGCGGATGTCGAAGTCGACGTCGAAGAAGAGCGAACCGCGTAGGGTGTCACTGGTTATCTCGAGCGGGAATGGGAGGACATTGCCCTTTATGCCGAGGCCAAGGTAGAGATCATCGGTAAGGTTGACTATGGAGTCTTGAACGCGTTGGCCGCCTTCAATTATTCCTATAAGGTTGTCGATCTCATCATCTGGGTCGAAATTTTCTTCATCGCCGAACTCTCCAAACTCATCAACACTATCTCTAAATTCATCAACACTATTTTCAAAGTCCTCAAACCTATCCCCAATATCCTCAACATCGCCGATCTCATAGGAGAGGCTGAACCCGATGACCCCCATGCGCACTCCACGGCGCACATCGGAGATGGGTGAGGCCGGGTTTTTCTTGTTGCCCTGGAGGCGGTCGAGAGCGGTTGAATCGCCGAAGCCGATATTGGGGCCGCTTGGGTAGGCGTGGGGATTGGCCAAGGCTAGACCGGGGAGGGCGGCGCCAAGAAATAGGGGGAGGAGTAACTTGCGCATGATATTGTCTCCTATCGAGACGGGATTAAGCTATCCGCACACCAATTATGCCATTATGCTCTCAGGAGTGCTATACGCACAACTTGCAAAAGCCGGTTATGCGCTGGAAACTAGGCGGCTATGCCCAGCAAGGAAACCATTCAGCTAATAGCCGATGCCTATCACAGCATCCGCGCTACAATGCCCGGATTTCGCGAGCGCGAATCGCAGCGGCGGATGATCTGGGAGGTGGCTAAAGCCCTGGATGGGGAGCACGATCACCAGATTCTAGCGGTTGAGGCGCCCACCGGAACCGGCAAGAGCCTTGGTTACTTACTCGGTGGCATACCGGTAGCGCGCGAGCGTGAGGTGGCGCTGGTAATAGCGACCGCCACCATTACCTTGCAAGAGCAGATCCTCAATCAGGACCTGCCCAAGCTGGCTGAGTACGCCGGACTTGAGGTCAAGGCCTGTGTTGCCAAAGGCCGGGGGCGCTACGTCTGTCCGCGCAATCTCAAGGCCTTGTTGGATGAGAGCGAGCACAACGACGAGGGCCGGCAACAGGCACTCGCCCCCGAAGTGCTTGGCTCCGCAGCTTGGTCGCGTCCCCCGCGCGAGGGCGAGATAGATAACCTGAACGCCATGCTAGATGCCCTTAAAGAGGGCGAGTGGCAGGGCGATCTCGATGAGTGGCCAAATCCACCGGCCAGCCCGGATCTCTATAATATGATCACCTCTACCCCGCATTCGTGTACCGGGCGGCGCTGTGCCGATTTCTTCTCCTGTCCGGTCTATCAGGCCCGCGAACGGATGCGTGAAGCCGAGGTGGTGATCGCCAACCACGATCTGCTACTGGCCGATTTGCAGCTCGGCGACGAGGGCGGCGGTGTGGTAATGCCCAACCCTGCTGAGAGTCTCTATGTGATCGATGAGGGCCATCGCTTTGCCAGTAAGGCGGTCCGCCGTTTTGCTGTCAGTGCCAAGGTGCAGGCTGCCCGCGATTGGATAAACGATGGTCTGCGGACGGTGCAAGAGATTCGCGGCCTGCTCAGTAGCGAGCCGCAGGAGCAGCAGCTTAGTGATAGCGTCGGTGAGTTGCTCCGTGAAGTTCACGAGGTCTTGCAGGATGTCGATGAGTTCCTGCAGCACAACTACACAGCCGATCCTGAGGAGCATTTATGGCGCTTTCGCGCCGGCCGCGCGCCTGAAGAGGTGGTTGCCATTGCCCGGCGTGTTGCGAAACCGGCACAACGCTTGCAAGCCGATCTTGATAAGCTTGCAGAGAAGTTAGATGCGGCCATGAGTAGTGAGCGGGTGAATGTCAGTGAGTTGGAGAAGTATCTCCCAAGATTGGGTTTTTTGCGCGAGCGCGCGGATAATTTAGCCACTACTTGGGGGCTTATGAGTACTGCCGATGAGGATGACAAGCCACCGGTGGCACGCTGGATAGAGCGCCACGAGGGTAAGACTGGGCAAGGCGATCACCTCATCTCGGCTGCTCCGGTATCGGTGGCTGGCGACTTGGCAGCCCGCTTCTGGCAGCGGTGTCTCGGCGCAGTGATAACTAGTGCTACGTTGACCGCCCTGGGCAAATTCGATCGCTTGCGCCGCGATTTGGGTTTAGAAGCTGATGAGCGGGTTGCAGTCGGCAGATTGCCGTCGCCATTCGATTACAGTAGCTCATTGCTTAGCGTGCCGGCCATGCGCACTGATCCCAAAGACGGTCGGGAGCATACCAATGAGGTAATCGAGCAACTCAAGGAATTGTTACGCAGCGACGAGGCGGCCCTCGTGCTGTTTACCAGCCGCTCGCGCATGGAGCATGTCGCCGAATCCTTGCCCAAGCGCCTGCGGGCGCTGATCCAGTGTCAGGGCGAGCGCTCCCGTGAGGCGATGTTGCGCCACCATCGCCAGGCCATTGATGCCGGTGAGGGCAGTATCCTGTTCGGGCTGGCCTCCATGGCCGAAGGCGTCGACCTGCCTGGGGCCTATTGTGATCACGTTATCATTGAGAGGATCCCGTTCTCGGTGCCATCTGAGCCGGTTGAGGCGACCCGCAGAGAGTGGCTAGAGGATCGCGGCGAGCGGCCCTTTTATTCGGTCAGCTTGCCAGATGCATCGCTGCGCCTGGTCCAGGCTTGTGGTCGACTAGTCCGCTCCGAGACCGATCAGGGGCGCATCACCATCCTCGATCGGAGGATTGTCAGCAAGAGCTACGGTAAGGCCCTTATTAACTCCTTGCCCCCGTTTACCCGCGATGTTCAATAGTACTTAACATGCACGACGGTATCCTTATCATCAAAACTGGTAGCACGTTACCAGCCTTACGTCAGCAGGGCGATTTTGAAGACTGGATTCGGGCGGCAATCGCCCCCATCTCGGCATGGGTGGTTGATGTCGAAAAGGGCCAACCCTTGCCCGCGGTCGAGGAGCCAAGCGCGGTGATAGTAACCGGGTCGCCGGCCATGGTCTCGCAGCGCCTGCCCTGGAGCGAGCAGACCGCCGCTTGGCTGGCCGAGGCGGTGGCCGCAGCCACACCTATTCTAGGCATATGTTACGGCCATCAGCTGCTTGCCCACGCCCTTGGGGGTCGGGCAGGGCCTAACCCCAATGGCCGCGAAATTGGCACGGTTAGAGTGGAGCTAAACGCGGCTCAGGCGCGGCGAGATCCCTTGTTCGAGGAGTTGCCGGCAGACTTTGCAGCCCATGTTACCCATGAGGAGTCGGCCCTCAAGTTACCCGACTCTGCGGTGCGCTTGGCTTATAATGGCCACGAGCAGAACCATGCCTTTCGTGTCGGTAGCTCGGCGTGGGGGGTGCAATTCCATCCCGAGTTCAATGCCGCTATAACCCGCGGCTATATCTTTCATAAGCGCCATGACCTCTATCGGGAGCGCCTTGCTGCCCTTGATATACTGCGTAGCGTAACCGAAACTCCGCATGCGACGAGGTTGTTGAGCCGTTTTGCGCACATGTTTGTAAGCCCTTGACCGGGAGCGCGCCTCGGCAACGGGTGGCTAGTAGAGGCTAGTGGAAAGGTTTAGATGGGTCTAATGCGTTATCTGATCAGCGTAGTTGCCACTCTTATAGTGGTCTGGGTAGTCGTCCTCGGCTCGCTTAATCTTATGGAAGATTTAGGCAAGAACGTCGGCTACGGTGTCGAGCGGATGGTCTTGGGCGGCGACGATGAGCAAGATATCGCCGATCTTGAGCAGTGGCTTACCGCTCGCGAGGAGCGGCTCGAGAAGGCCGGTGATCATTTGGGCTGGGCACGCCTGGCAGTCTGGGTGGCGCCGCCGGGGATGCGCAGCGAGGTGTCCCAAATCATCACTGATGCCCAGCAGTTACGTGTCCAAGCCCTGGAGTTGATCGGTGAGGTGGAGCGCCTGAATGCCGAGTACGATGCCTTTGCCCCGCTGATAGGCGAGCCGGTCTTGGTTGAGGGTAAGGGGTTTCCGGCTCGGGAGCAGTTGATGCGCCGCGAGGCCCTGGATTTGCTCAAGGAGATAGAGCAGATGATCAGGATGGCGCGAGCCTGGCAGCAGCTCAAACAGGACATGGAGGCAATTGGCGAGCGTGGCGCTGAGCTGCAAGAGCGGGCAGCTGCGGAGCAGGAGTATTGGGTGCCATTTAGAGGGGGCTAAAGGGGGATTCAACGACGTCCTCTTGTGCAGTGCACACCGTGACATGTGAGCGACTGTCAGCTACAATGATCTAAGTAACTAGGCCTTGATTAGGCTAGGCTGTGCCAGCCGGCGAGTTGGTATCGCGAAGGCTGTTAGCTTGAGGTTATTGATTGAGAAGACGGGAGGATCCCTGAACCTCCCGTTTTTTGTGTGCCCGAATTCCCCGGCGAGTTAGCACCAGCACTTATCCGGCGTCGCCGGCGGGGATTGGCAGAGACACGGATGGGAGCTTCTGAGCATCTCTCTTGCGCCATTCGCCTGCCCTGTTGTGGTGCTAAATGGCGCCGGGGATAGGCGCTTATGGACCCTGCGGGGAGGGGCACCGCATCCTCTACTACTGGTTTGAGTGGCGCAAAGATTAGATCTAGGAAGTTCTTCAGAGGCAGCAAATTGCCACTAGCTCCATAAAGGAGGAAGCTTTGACTCGTCCAGCACTGCTCGTTCTCCAGGACGGTACGGTATTCCGCGGCGAAGCGCTTGGCAGCGATGGCGCGGTAACCGCAGAGGTGGTGTTCAACACCGCCATGACCGGCTATCAGGAGATCGCCACCGATCCTTCCTATGCCGGTCAAATTGTCACCTTAACTTATCCCCATATCGGTAATACCGGCATCAACTCCATAGATCGTGAGGACGATCGCATCCGTTGTGCTGGCCTGATCGTCCGCGATGTCCCGCTTCGTTACAGCAACTGGCGTGCCGAGTTGGGGCTACACGAGTGGCTGCAACTGCATGGGGTTGTCGCTATCGCTGGCATTGATACGCGGCGTTTGACCCGGATATTGCGCGAAAGAGGTGCCCAAGGTGGCTGTTTAGTAACCGGCGAAGGCGCTCTGGACAGCAACTGGGCATACCAGCAGGCCCAGGCCTATGCCGGGATGAGTGGACGTGATCTGGCTGGCGAGGCGGGCACGGGTAGTAGCTACGCCTGGTCGCGCGGTACTTGGCGGCTCGATGATGGTAGAGAGGATGCTGGAGCCCCTGAGCAGCAGCCGAGATTCAAGGTAGTTGCCTATGATTTCGGGGTTAAGCAGCATATCTTGCGCCTGCTGGTCGATCACGGCTGTCAGGTCAGCGTGGTTCCGGCGCACACATCGGCAGGCGAGGTTGCAGCGCTGGAGCCCGATGGGGTGTTTCTCTCCAACGGCCCGGGTGATCCCGAGCCGATGGATTACGCCATCGCCAATATTCGCAGCTTGCTTGAAGAGCACCGTATCCCGGTTTTTGGCATCTGTCTTGGCCATCAACTGCTCGGTCTCGCCAGTGGGGCGCGGACGGTGAAGATGAAGTTCGGCCATCACGGGGCCAATCACCCGGTGCAGGAGCTGGCTAGCGGCAGGGTGATGATATCCAGCCAGAACCACGGCTTTGCCGTTGATGAGGCGAGCCTGCCGGACAATCTTGAGCCTACCCATAGGTCACTGTTTGACGGTTCACTCCAAGGGATAAGGCGCAGCGATGTGCCAGCGTTCGGTTTTCAGGGGCACCCCGAGGCGAGTCCCGGGCCGCACGATGTTAGGCCACTGTTTCAGCAGTTTATCGAGATGATGGAGCAGCGATAAGGAATCTCCGCAGTCGAGTAGCTATTGTGTACCTCCCCGGGGTGTGAGCGTACCCGCTCTTCTCCGCGGTGGAAAAACAGCAACACCTCACCGAGCGAGCCTGCGAAAAGACTATGCCAAAACGCACAGACATAAAATCAGTTCTCATCATAGGTGCCGGTCCGATCGTCATCGGTCAGGCCTGTGAGTTTGACTACTCCGGCGCGCAGGCCTGTAAGGCCTTGCGCGAGGAGGGGTTGCGAGTGATTCTGGTCAACTCCAATCCGGCCACCATCATGACCGACCCGGAGACCGCCGATGCGGTCTACATTGAGCCGATCGAATGGCAGACGGTAGCCCGAATTATCGAGCGTGAGCAGCCTGATGCAGTTTTGCCGACCATGGGCGGACAGACCGCTCTTAACTGTGCGCTCGACCTGGTCAAGCACGATGTGCTGACGCGCTTCGGGGTAGAGATGATCGGTGCGAGCCGCGAGGCTATTGACAAGGCAGAGGAGCGCGAAGCGTTCCGCTCGGCAATGGCCAATATCGGCCTGG
This Halorhodospira halochloris DNA region includes the following protein-coding sequences:
- a CDS encoding ABC transporter permease, which encodes MEKNTTSSSRYGQQGQPHRLQAALISLQTIAYKETHRYMRIWVQTLVPPAIIMTLYFVIFGALIGERIGPMEGYSYMEYIAPGIIMLSIITNSYNNVVSSFFGAKFQRHIEELIVSPTPNLVILLGYVSGGVGRGLCTGAIVTLIALMFTSLPVHNWAITLSVVVLTSILFSIGGLINAIFAKKFDDIAIIPTFVLTPLTYLGGVFYSISLLPEFWQNVSLANPILYMVNAFRFGILGSSDVHILLSYAMMIAFILALGGLSLYLLNRGTGLRA
- a CDS encoding ABC transporter ATP-binding protein; its protein translation is MTALSVRELTKTYKDGKVALDGINLDVDAGAFFGLLGPNGAGKSTLIGIISTMVTKSGGKVEVFGNDLDKDPWAVKSSIGLVPQEFNFNTFETAEQIITNQAGYYGIPRRLARARTEHYLKSLGLWEKRSTVSRNLSGGMKRRLMIARALVHEPRLLILDEPTAGVDIELRRSMWDFLRHINDQGTTIILTTHYLEEAESLCRDIAFIDEGRIIENTDVKTLLQRLSTHSFLLDVDTVPEPLPQLGDFTLKKVEEQIIEAEVPRGSTLSELINRLSEHGVAVLSMRNKSNRLEELFMRMLDVEDKE
- the traF gene encoding conjugal transfer protein TraF, translated to MRKLLLPLFLGAALPGLALANPHAYPSGPNIGFGDSTALDRLQGNKKNPASPISDVRRGVRMGVIGFSLSYEIGDVEDIGDRFEDFENSVDEFRDSVDEFGEFGDEENFDPDDEIDNLIGIIEGGQRVQDSIVNLTDDLYLGLGIKGNVLPFPLEITSDTLRGSLFFDVDFDIRGNLSVHYGIPGDSPFSVLSTDPEDYHTGDCDNSFNGKPFCIDGDGNVYADSDPNNKIELDDEALGDPAALAQGAYTRTISIGYGTAVAQYPTGTLFAGGRLNHFEVELSRTASDFDDDMGDTLTDGYTSNQRQSTDFGLDAGLVWISDWYQLGATLLNINTPSFAYHSVPQDCNGDSSCELLNDAIDRGDIERSQDYEMQPQLSLEAAAQTPGRNWLLSAALDANAVDGPFGEDYNDAYQWFTLGAAYQPSTALLPGARFGYRQNLAGSELSYLSGGFTLANFFSLDAAVSTDTVDSVPRGFMLSAGLETRF
- the dinG gene encoding ATP-dependent DNA helicase DinG, coding for MPSKETIQLIADAYHSIRATMPGFRERESQRRMIWEVAKALDGEHDHQILAVEAPTGTGKSLGYLLGGIPVAREREVALVIATATITLQEQILNQDLPKLAEYAGLEVKACVAKGRGRYVCPRNLKALLDESEHNDEGRQQALAPEVLGSAAWSRPPREGEIDNLNAMLDALKEGEWQGDLDEWPNPPASPDLYNMITSTPHSCTGRRCADFFSCPVYQARERMREAEVVIANHDLLLADLQLGDEGGGVVMPNPAESLYVIDEGHRFASKAVRRFAVSAKVQAARDWINDGLRTVQEIRGLLSSEPQEQQLSDSVGELLREVHEVLQDVDEFLQHNYTADPEEHLWRFRAGRAPEEVVAIARRVAKPAQRLQADLDKLAEKLDAAMSSERVNVSELEKYLPRLGFLRERADNLATTWGLMSTADEDDKPPVARWIERHEGKTGQGDHLISAAPVSVAGDLAARFWQRCLGAVITSATLTALGKFDRLRRDLGLEADERVAVGRLPSPFDYSSSLLSVPAMRTDPKDGREHTNEVIEQLKELLRSDEAALVLFTSRSRMEHVAESLPKRLRALIQCQGERSREAMLRHHRQAIDAGEGSILFGLASMAEGVDLPGAYCDHVIIERIPFSVPSEPVEATRREWLEDRGERPFYSVSLPDASLRLVQACGRLVRSETDQGRITILDRRIVSKSYGKALINSLPPFTRDVQ
- a CDS encoding glutamine amidotransferase; this encodes MHDGILIIKTGSTLPALRQQGDFEDWIRAAIAPISAWVVDVEKGQPLPAVEEPSAVIVTGSPAMVSQRLPWSEQTAAWLAEAVAAATPILGICYGHQLLAHALGGRAGPNPNGREIGTVRVELNAAQARRDPLFEELPADFAAHVTHEESALKLPDSAVRLAYNGHEQNHAFRVGSSAWGVQFHPEFNAAITRGYIFHKRHDLYRERLAALDILRSVTETPHATRLLSRFAHMFVSP
- the carA gene encoding glutamine-hydrolyzing carbamoyl-phosphate synthase small subunit, yielding MTRPALLVLQDGTVFRGEALGSDGAVTAEVVFNTAMTGYQEIATDPSYAGQIVTLTYPHIGNTGINSIDREDDRIRCAGLIVRDVPLRYSNWRAELGLHEWLQLHGVVAIAGIDTRRLTRILRERGAQGGCLVTGEGALDSNWAYQQAQAYAGMSGRDLAGEAGTGSSYAWSRGTWRLDDGREDAGAPEQQPRFKVVAYDFGVKQHILRLLVDHGCQVSVVPAHTSAGEVAALEPDGVFLSNGPGDPEPMDYAIANIRSLLEEHRIPVFGICLGHQLLGLASGARTVKMKFGHHGANHPVQELASGRVMISSQNHGFAVDEASLPDNLEPTHRSLFDGSLQGIRRSDVPAFGFQGHPEASPGPHDVRPLFQQFIEMMEQR